The proteins below come from a single Vicinamibacterales bacterium genomic window:
- a CDS encoding NAD(P) transhydrogenase subunit alpha: MDAFIPLLTIFLLAVFVGFEIITKVPPLLHTPLMSGSNAISGITIIGAMIAATTPNTLTTALGFCALVLAATNVVGGFLVTHRMLEMFKKKD, encoded by the coding sequence ATGGACGCTTTCATTCCGCTCCTTACCATCTTCCTGCTCGCGGTTTTTGTCGGCTTCGAGATCATTACGAAGGTGCCTCCGCTACTTCACACGCCGCTAATGTCTGGTTCTAACGCGATCTCGGGCATCACGATTATCGGCGCGATGATCGCTGCTACAACACCAAACACGCTAACGACCGCCCTCGGCTTCTGCGCACTCGTGCTGGCCGCCACGAATGTCGTCGGCGGTTTCCTCGTCACCCACCGTATGCTTGAAATGTTTAAGAAGAAGGATTGA
- a CDS encoding Re/Si-specific NAD(P)(+) transhydrogenase subunit alpha, whose amino-acid sequence MIVGIPKETFPGERRVAIVPSVIPSLTKAGLHILTEASAGDEAGFPDAAFLDKGAQLASDRGQLFADADIVLQVRTLGANPEAGRVDLDLLRQGQVIIGLSEPLTALDSAQALAERQVTAFSLELIPRITRAQSMDVLSSMATVSGYKAVLLAADTAPRMFPMLMTAAGTVKPARVLILGAGVAGLQAIATARRLGANVEAYDVRPAVKEQVESLGAKFVELDLKTADSEDKRGYAKTQDKAFYQRQQEAMAAVVAGADVVVTTALVPGKKAPILITREMVDGMAPGSVVVDLAAEQGGNCELTKAGQPTVHRGVTLLGPTNVAASVPYHASQMYAKNITSFLLHLIDDGKFVLDLEDQITKETLVSRDGEVVNSRLRELLGTITPAIDNERTGA is encoded by the coding sequence ATGATCGTCGGAATCCCTAAAGAAACGTTTCCTGGCGAACGGCGTGTTGCCATCGTTCCCTCAGTCATTCCCTCACTCACAAAAGCTGGCCTTCACATCCTTACTGAGGCCTCCGCCGGCGACGAGGCAGGATTTCCTGATGCAGCGTTCCTTGACAAGGGCGCACAGCTAGCAAGTGATCGCGGCCAGCTGTTCGCCGATGCCGACATCGTGCTCCAGGTTCGTACTCTGGGTGCAAACCCAGAAGCAGGCCGAGTAGACCTCGATCTGTTGCGGCAGGGTCAAGTCATCATCGGACTCTCGGAGCCACTCACCGCACTTGACTCGGCCCAGGCACTCGCTGAGCGTCAGGTAACGGCATTTTCGCTCGAGTTGATCCCGCGCATCACGCGTGCCCAAAGCATGGATGTGCTGTCATCGATGGCTACGGTGAGCGGTTACAAAGCCGTGTTGCTCGCAGCAGATACAGCACCTCGCATGTTCCCGATGCTGATGACTGCTGCCGGTACAGTCAAACCAGCACGGGTCCTTATTCTCGGCGCGGGTGTAGCTGGCTTACAGGCAATCGCCACCGCCCGGCGGCTCGGAGCCAACGTCGAGGCGTATGACGTTCGTCCGGCAGTCAAGGAACAGGTCGAGAGCCTTGGCGCAAAATTCGTCGAACTTGATCTTAAGACTGCGGATAGCGAGGACAAACGCGGCTACGCTAAAACTCAGGACAAAGCGTTCTATCAACGCCAGCAAGAGGCAATGGCTGCAGTGGTCGCTGGTGCTGATGTGGTGGTTACCACTGCGCTAGTCCCGGGGAAAAAAGCTCCCATCCTCATCACTAGGGAGATGGTCGATGGAATGGCACCCGGGTCTGTCGTTGTCGACCTCGCAGCCGAGCAAGGTGGCAACTGTGAACTGACCAAGGCTGGCCAACCGACGGTGCACCGCGGTGTGACCTTACTCGGTCCGACGAATGTGGCTGCCAGCGTGCCGTATCACGCTAGTCAGATGTATGCAAAAAACATCACGTCCTTTCTGCTTCACTTAATCGACGACGGAAAGTTCGTCTTGGACCTGGAGGATCAAATTACCAAGGAGACGCTGGTGTCGCGCGATGGCGAGGTTGTCAACTCAAGACTGCGTGAACTCCTCGGCACTATCACTCCCGCGATTGACAACGAAAGGACCGGCGCCTGA
- a CDS encoding alpha/beta hydrolase: MCSLAAADQSVPRPTPGQSTFNIFFQLTLVGTEEIRVEETESGWTINSTGRVSGPLDLAIRQFEIRYDDLWRPETLFIDATLAGEPYRVQTTFTETSATSDILVGSETSSKVDALSAGTIVLPTNFFASYEALAARLSVAEVGTAIPAYIAPQAEITIRLNRTSEQRITTSAGTVEAQRHHVTFLNSRNPFDAEIWSDAGHRLLRISMPTIGLDIARQEIVSLSARQETVRNEGDEDLYIPASGFNLAATLTRPQLSPAASPETDNDREWPAVVLVPGPNSTDRDETSSGVPIYGNLAGGLSDAGFIVVRYDKRGVGQSGGRIESITLAEYAEDVRSVIRHLRDRADVDERRIAVVGYGESGWVAMLTAAKERRITALGLVAVPSTRGVEFVLEQQRQTLVRMEISDEERLSKMELQRRIHDAVLTGDGWDDIPPDMRKQADTPWFSSYLNFWPADVIQDLRQPMVVIHGGLDRQIVPGHADRLLEMGLARDRRVATELVRFDALNHLLVPAVTGEVNGYPTLETRSVSAELIAALGEKLHKVMPSRR, translated from the coding sequence ATGTGTTCACTCGCGGCTGCTGACCAGTCAGTTCCCAGACCAACCCCAGGTCAGTCTACGTTCAATATCTTTTTTCAGCTCACTCTCGTGGGAACCGAGGAGATCCGGGTGGAGGAGACCGAGTCAGGCTGGACAATCAACTCAACGGGCCGAGTGTCGGGTCCGCTCGACCTAGCCATTCGACAGTTTGAGATTCGTTACGACGATTTGTGGCGGCCGGAGACTCTGTTCATTGATGCCACGCTTGCCGGTGAGCCTTACAGGGTGCAGACAACATTCACGGAAACCAGTGCGACGAGCGATATACTCGTAGGTAGCGAGACCAGCAGTAAAGTAGACGCTTTATCAGCCGGGACTATCGTCCTCCCAACGAACTTTTTTGCGTCGTACGAAGCCCTCGCGGCACGCCTATCAGTAGCCGAGGTTGGCACCGCTATTCCTGCCTATATCGCACCACAAGCTGAGATTACTATCCGATTAAACCGAACGAGTGAGCAGCGGATCACCACAAGTGCCGGCACGGTCGAAGCACAGCGGCATCATGTGACCTTTCTCAACAGTCGTAATCCCTTTGATGCCGAAATTTGGTCTGATGCTGGGCATCGATTACTACGTATCAGTATGCCAACGATCGGGCTCGACATTGCGAGGCAGGAAATCGTCTCGCTATCAGCTCGGCAGGAAACCGTGCGAAATGAAGGGGACGAAGACCTGTACATCCCCGCTTCGGGTTTCAATCTAGCAGCGACACTCACCAGGCCACAGCTCTCTCCCGCGGCCTCGCCTGAAACCGATAACGACCGTGAGTGGCCCGCCGTTGTCCTTGTGCCAGGACCCAATTCAACCGATAGGGACGAAACATCTTCGGGCGTGCCAATCTATGGCAACTTGGCGGGCGGCCTCTCCGACGCCGGTTTCATCGTCGTCCGTTACGATAAACGAGGGGTCGGCCAGAGCGGCGGCCGGATCGAAAGCATCACACTCGCGGAATACGCTGAAGATGTTAGGTCGGTGATTCGTCATCTTCGTGACCGGGCTGACGTAGACGAGCGTCGAATTGCCGTAGTGGGCTACGGTGAAAGCGGTTGGGTCGCCATGCTAACCGCAGCGAAGGAGCGCAGGATTACTGCCCTCGGATTGGTGGCGGTTCCGTCGACACGCGGTGTGGAGTTCGTCCTCGAACAGCAGCGACAAACGCTCGTACGCATGGAGATCAGCGACGAGGAGCGACTGAGTAAGATGGAGCTACAGCGACGGATTCACGATGCGGTCCTGACGGGCGATGGCTGGGATGATATTCCGCCTGACATGCGCAAGCAGGCTGACACGCCGTGGTTTTCGAGTTACCTCAACTTCTGGCCGGCCGACGTCATTCAGGACCTACGCCAGCCAATGGTGGTCATTCACGGCGGTCTCGACCGGCAAATCGTTCCAGGACACGCAGACCGCCTGCTCGAGATGGGCCTAGCACGGGACCGGAGGGTAGCAACTGAATTGGTCCGCTTCGACGCCCTAAACCACCTTTTGGTCCCAGCCGTGACGGGTGAGGTTAACGGATATCCAACGCTTGAGACACGGTCGGTCAGTGCTGAGTTAATTGCCGCCCTCGGTGAGAAGTTACACAAGGTCATGCCCTCTCGCCGTTGA